The following coding sequences are from one Haliotis asinina isolate JCU_RB_2024 chromosome 3, JCU_Hal_asi_v2, whole genome shotgun sequence window:
- the LOC137279227 gene encoding neuropilin-1-like, protein MDVFQCMICFHACAALFRSAWACSENFVADSGKFTSPNYPNGYPNNLRCTFTLTPVTPGATLRLVFDDFSTEKGIDGVEIYDYNDKQVTGVSGGRYKWVVIATMSYYKVIFISDGSITYTGVSAFWSIAPSSEAFDYQVAMATLCPVHGLFQPVPQKDGIRELEILPEMTFHKCMLLCNVLPKCSFFEFYVPKSTCYAYETEKSYTYMYYKIFEKVTNP, encoded by the exons CATGTTCCGAGAATTTTGTGGCTGACTCCGGCAAGTTCACCTCTCCCAACTACCCGAATGGCTACCCCaacaacttgagatgtactttCACTTTGACACCTGTCACCCCCGGGGCTACACTTAGACTCGTGTTTGACGACTTCAGCACAGAGAAGGGCATAGACGGCGTGGAG ATCTACGACTATAACGATAAACAGGTGACCGGCGTTAGTGGTGGTCGGTACAAGTGGGTAGTCATTGCTACCATGTCCTACTACAAGGTCATCTTTATCTCCGATGGATCCATCACGTATACAGGCGTCAGTGCGTTTTGGTCAA TTGCGCCATCATCAGAAGCATTTGACTACCAGGTTGCCATGGCAACTTTATGCCCAGTGCATGGACTCTTTCAGCCGGTTCCACAGAAGGACGGGATTAGAGAGCTGGAGATTTTGCCAGAGATGACGTTCCATAAATGTATGCTTCTGTGTAATGTTTTACCAAAGTGCTCTTTTTTCGAATTCTATGTCCCTAAAAGCACTTGTTACGCCTATGAGACGGAAAAAagttacacatacatgtattacaaaatATTTGAGAAGGTTACAAATCCTTAG